A region from the Mucilaginibacter sp. CSA2-8R genome encodes:
- a CDS encoding ABC-F family ATP-binding cassette domain-containing protein codes for MIAINNLTFEIGARALYDDANWHIKPGEKIGLIGANGTGKTTLLKIIVGDYKPTSGTISKSKDLTIGYLNQDLLSYSSDKSILHVAMEAFERQNQLHTEIESLLKKLETDYSEDLLNKLSDKQHEFEALDGYNIEYKAHEILAGLGFADVDQERKLSTFSGGWRMRVMLAKILLQSPDILLLDEPTNHLDLPSIQWLEDYLRDFEGAVVIVSHDRWFLDKVINRTVESRKGKLTVYAGNYSFYLEEKALREEIQRGEFKNQQSKIKQEERLIERFRAKASKAKMAQSRIKMLDKMERVDDVDDDNPSVNFTFKFGKQSGRNVTTIENISKSYPNLEILKHANAIIEKGDKIALIGANGRGKSTLLRIIADADKDFTGKSETGYNVTQTFFAQHQLESLHLESEILKELQSFAPKHTETELRSILGSFLFTGDDVFKKIKVLSGGEKSRVALAKALTADANFLILDEPTNHLDMQSVNILIQALQQYEGTFIAVSHDRYFLDNIANKIWFIEDHQIKQYPGTYQEYEEWQSKRKLQPKAATPAPQPKKEEKKEPVKQQPTEDKSKQLKKLNNDLTRMEQQIADLENEVKQLENRLADEDIYNNSTKLKETNSNYQQKQSQVKQLQQQWETLAEQIMELEA; via the coding sequence ATGATTGCAATAAATAACCTGACGTTCGAGATCGGTGCGCGTGCCCTTTATGATGATGCTAACTGGCATATTAAACCCGGAGAAAAAATTGGCCTGATTGGCGCTAACGGAACCGGAAAAACTACGCTACTTAAAATTATTGTTGGCGACTACAAACCAACATCGGGTACTATATCAAAATCTAAAGATTTAACCATTGGTTACCTGAACCAGGATTTGCTTTCGTACTCGTCTGATAAGTCAATTTTGCATGTGGCCATGGAGGCTTTTGAGCGCCAGAATCAGTTGCATACCGAAATAGAAAGCCTGCTTAAAAAGCTGGAAACTGATTACAGCGAGGATTTGCTCAATAAATTGAGCGACAAACAACACGAGTTTGAAGCGCTGGATGGCTACAATATCGAATATAAAGCGCACGAAATTTTGGCTGGGTTGGGTTTTGCCGATGTTGATCAGGAACGTAAGTTAAGCACTTTTTCGGGCGGTTGGCGGATGCGTGTAATGCTGGCCAAAATACTGTTACAGTCGCCCGATATATTGTTACTCGATGAGCCAACCAACCACTTGGACTTACCATCCATACAGTGGCTGGAAGATTATTTAAGAGATTTTGAAGGGGCTGTGGTCATTGTATCGCACGATAGATGGTTCTTAGATAAGGTTATTAATCGCACGGTCGAGTCGCGTAAAGGTAAGCTTACGGTTTATGCCGGCAATTATTCGTTCTACCTGGAAGAGAAAGCCTTGCGGGAGGAGATACAGCGGGGTGAGTTTAAAAATCAGCAATCTAAAATAAAGCAGGAAGAGCGTTTGATTGAGCGTTTCCGTGCTAAAGCGTCAAAGGCAAAAATGGCGCAATCGCGCATCAAAATGCTCGACAAAATGGAGCGTGTTGATGATGTGGATGACGATAACCCATCGGTTAACTTCACCTTTAAGTTCGGTAAGCAATCCGGACGTAATGTTACCACGATTGAAAATATCAGTAAAAGCTACCCAAATCTCGAGATATTAAAGCATGCCAATGCCATTATTGAGAAGGGAGATAAAATAGCGTTAATTGGTGCTAACGGTCGAGGTAAATCAACCCTGTTGCGAATCATTGCTGATGCCGATAAGGATTTTACAGGCAAAAGCGAAACGGGTTATAATGTAACTCAAACGTTTTTTGCCCAGCACCAGTTGGAATCATTGCATCTTGAAAGTGAGATATTAAAGGAGTTACAGTCATTTGCGCCAAAACATACCGAAACAGAATTGCGCTCTATATTAGGTTCGTTTTTGTTTACGGGCGATGATGTGTTTAAGAAAATCAAGGTGTTGTCGGGCGGCGAAAAATCGCGCGTGGCATTAGCTAAAGCGTTAACTGCAGATGCCAACTTCCTTATACTCGATGAGCCTACCAACCACTTGGATATGCAATCGGTAAACATCCTGATACAGGCATTACAGCAATACGAGGGTACCTTTATTGCCGTGTCGCACGACAGGTATTTTTTGGATAATATTGCCAACAAGATCTGGTTTATTGAAGATCATCAGATTAAGCAATACCCGGGCACCTATCAGGAATATGAAGAGTGGCAATCTAAACGTAAGCTGCAGCCAAAAGCAGCAACACCTGCGCCTCAGCCTAAAAAAGAAGAAAAAAAAGAGCCGGTTAAGCAGCAGCCCACCGAAGATAAATCTAAGCAGCTTAAAAAATTGAACAACGATTTAACCCGGATGGAGCAGCAAATTGCCGATTTGGAAAATGAGGTAAAACAGCTGGAAAACCGCCTGGCCGATGAAGATATATATAACAACTCTACTAAGCTTAAAGAAACTAACAGCAATTATCAGCAAAAGCAAAGCCAGGTAAAGCAGTTGCAGCAGCAATGGGAAACCCTTGCCGAGCAGATTATGGAACTGGAAGCTTAA
- a CDS encoding DUF5103 domain-containing protein — translation MMKSLGLVGLLLMLSYYAYSQGTVSYTDQVYRGSIKSVECYNAAKQGSFPLIRFRTNEQLVLAFDDLEGRSRNYYYTMEHCDAQWNTSRLSPAEYLQSFTEDRIMDYNYSSGTVQKYIHYQVRFPNANINPKLPGNYLLKVYEDNDPTRLIITRRIYVAANTVSIGAEVVPSANVALRAQNQKLNFQVTYAGLNVQNPYTDIKVIAMQNGRQQTAQLNTRPTYIRGSQLIYNDVSINDFAGGNEFRHFDTRTLKLNSERIARIFKDTTNTVLLLGDASRNDGAYLFQYDINGSFYILNQDGHDPATDADYAYVYFNFTAPLNLPKGDIYVTGRFNNYNLDSNSKLIYDATRSRYSLAIPLKQGVYDYQYVWVNTATQHADSKPLEGSFFETENDYQLLVYYRAPGARWEELVGYQSINTGRR, via the coding sequence ATGATGAAATCACTGGGACTGGTTGGGTTGTTATTAATGCTGTCGTATTATGCATACTCGCAAGGCACGGTTTCTTATACCGATCAGGTTTATCGCGGCAGCATCAAAAGTGTAGAGTGTTATAACGCTGCCAAACAAGGCTCATTCCCGTTAATCCGTTTCCGTACCAACGAGCAGTTGGTGCTGGCCTTTGATGATTTAGAAGGCCGTAGCCGCAATTATTACTATACCATGGAGCATTGCGACGCTCAGTGGAACACTTCTCGCTTATCGCCTGCTGAATACCTGCAAAGCTTTACCGAAGACCGCATCATGGATTATAACTACTCCAGCGGTACAGTTCAAAAGTATATTCATTACCAGGTAAGATTCCCTAATGCCAACATCAACCCTAAGCTGCCGGGTAATTACCTGCTCAAGGTTTACGAAGATAATGATCCAACCAGGCTCATTATCACTCGTCGTATCTATGTGGCAGCTAATACCGTGAGCATAGGGGCAGAGGTAGTGCCGTCGGCCAATGTGGCGCTGCGTGCTCAAAATCAAAAACTTAATTTTCAGGTTACTTATGCCGGCTTAAACGTTCAAAACCCGTACACCGATATTAAGGTGATAGCCATGCAAAACGGCCGGCAGCAAACGGCTCAATTAAACACCCGGCCAACCTACATCCGCGGTTCGCAGTTGATATATAATGATGTAAGCATTAACGATTTTGCCGGCGGTAACGAGTTTAGGCATTTTGATACCCGTACCCTGAAATTAAATTCAGAGCGTATTGCCCGGATATTTAAAGACACGACCAATACGGTTTTGCTGTTAGGAGATGCAAGCCGTAACGACGGCGCTTACTTGTTTCAGTATGATATTAACGGCAGTTTTTATATCCTCAACCAGGATGGCCACGACCCGGCCACGGATGCAGATTATGCCTACGTATATTTCAATTTTACGGCGCCGTTAAACCTGCCCAAAGGCGATATTTACGTTACCGGCAGATTTAATAATTATAACTTAGACTCAAACAGTAAGCTGATATACGATGCCACACGTAGCCGCTATAGTCTTGCCATACCACTCAAACAAGGCGTTTATGATTACCAGTACGTTTGGGTGAACACTGCCACGCAGCACGCAGATAGTAAACCCCTAGAAGGCAGTTTTTTTGAAACCGAGAACGATTATCAGCTATTGGTTTATTACCGGGCACCTGGCGCAAGGTGGGAGGAGTTGGTAGGCTATCAGTCCATCAATACAGGCAGGCGCTAA
- a CDS encoding acyl-CoA thioesterase, with product MQAKKPQDSLVIMNELVLPNDTNMMHNLMGGRLLYWMDIAAAMSAQKHSNRLVVTASVDNVSFQQSIKLGDAVTIEAKVTRAFNKSMEVRLDVWAQNIPSGTKIKSNEAYYTFVALDDAGKPVAAPELVPKTDEEKLMFEGALRRRQLRLILSGRMEPNDATEIKALFMAAKHEV from the coding sequence ATGCAAGCCAAAAAGCCTCAGGATTCTTTAGTGATTATGAACGAGTTGGTGTTACCCAACGATACCAACATGATGCATAATTTGATGGGTGGGCGCTTGCTGTACTGGATGGATATTGCCGCGGCCATGTCGGCGCAAAAACACAGTAACCGCTTGGTGGTAACTGCCTCGGTAGATAATGTCTCCTTTCAGCAATCCATAAAACTAGGCGATGCGGTAACAATTGAAGCCAAAGTTACCCGGGCTTTCAATAAATCGATGGAAGTGCGGTTAGATGTATGGGCGCAAAATATACCGTCGGGTACCAAAATAAAAAGTAATGAGGCTTATTACACCTTTGTTGCGCTTGACGATGCCGGAAAACCTGTTGCCGCCCCCGAACTGGTACCCAAAACAGACGAAGAAAAACTGATGTTTGAAGGTGCTTTGCGCCGCCGCCAGCTACGCCTTATTTTGAGCGGCCGTATGGAACCTAATGATGCTACCGAAATTAAGGCGCTGTTTATGGCGGCCAAACATGAAGTGTAA
- a CDS encoding spore protein, whose translation MGVTRLKRKDRRNKTVSRLEVQFLKLATNLQPGSRSKEKASSQIAKNNAVLAELSAK comes from the coding sequence ATGGGCGTAACACGTTTAAAAAGAAAAGACAGAAGAAATAAAACCGTATCTCGCTTAGAAGTACAGTTTTTAAAATTAGCTACTAACCTGCAGCCAGGAAGCCGCTCTAAAGAGAAAGCAAGCAGCCAAATTGCTAAAAACAATGCGGTTTTAGCTGAACTTTCTGCTAAGTAA
- a CDS encoding RNA methyltransferase — protein MAEGYKSVSEFIAAGYQINIVYHTVAADAKLHNLSKKINFQEITEVELQKMSGLTTPQQVLAVISLPKWPQLSPDALKGKFSLVLDGVQDPGNLGTIIRTADWFGIHHIICSDDTVDAYNPKVVQATMGSLAKVKIYYTDLKTVLPALNLPIFGAMLNGENIYTAHFGSEGLILMGNEGNGIRPDIQTLITQNITIPRLGKAESLNVSIATALFCSEISRKRLK, from the coding sequence GTGGCCGAAGGCTATAAATCCGTATCAGAGTTTATAGCAGCCGGTTACCAAATAAACATTGTTTACCATACCGTTGCAGCGGATGCAAAATTGCACAATCTATCAAAGAAAATCAATTTTCAGGAGATTACAGAAGTCGAGCTTCAAAAAATGAGCGGACTTACCACTCCTCAGCAAGTATTAGCCGTAATTAGCCTGCCCAAATGGCCGCAACTAAGTCCGGACGCGTTGAAAGGTAAGTTTTCGTTAGTGCTGGATGGCGTGCAAGACCCAGGCAACCTGGGCACCATCATCCGTACGGCCGACTGGTTTGGCATTCATCATATCATATGTTCAGATGATACTGTAGACGCCTACAACCCTAAAGTAGTACAAGCTACGATGGGATCATTGGCCAAAGTAAAAATTTATTACACAGATTTAAAAACTGTATTGCCCGCATTAAACTTGCCAATATTTGGAGCCATGCTGAATGGTGAAAACATTTATACCGCCCATTTTGGCAGTGAGGGGTTGATACTGATGGGCAACGAAGGCAACGGCATCAGACCCGATATTCAAACATTAATTACGCAGAACATCACTATCCCGAGGCTTGGCAAGGCTGAATCTTTGAACGTATCTATCGCTACGGCGTTATTTTGTTCAGAAATCAGCAGAAAAAGGTTAAAATAA
- a CDS encoding BamA/TamA family outer membrane protein, whose protein sequence is MKPFYPETKLYSLAILSILLAFVAGGCSLTRGVPDNQYLVRKITIDSVDKEFSEASYLYVDRLQQPNSWFNLQLYYLFNKKGKKELGEPPAILDSNLVEYSRIQIERFLRNKGYVKATVKSDIKTKDKKAFLTFTAKEGSMFRIRNIQDSIGDPNVQVLYRINRRRFSHVQPGSRYDVDSLAYDRDEFYQVMKRNGYYDFYRQYINYNYDTTFNNSVVDIKMIIDNPPGKKEHPIYKINNTLITISNPYGRTEGKADTLKVDSQFTFVDYSRRFKPNAVTRYIFQQKGDIYNIDQQTLTTSRLSELNVFRNVPNPIYKKLPDSVNRRLDSRIDIIPLKRMSDRIEAEYLHSGPAFFDFFSSSGYGFNIGNTFSHRNLFKQAEILQLKLNYSILYGGSQSEISGIQNQDFKVGVNLVYPRIISPFDLPLLGKYGVPHTTFSSNFQLFYQNGLVKRRSFINAITYDWIETTRKQHSFTPISIEFTNGTIDPIARQQLLAQNRYSYIYLIGRTVFTASTQYTFQLNANKLNSLGNFVYFRGSADIGGNTLSLLTKAFNTKRDSLGQRTLFGYAFAQYAKGDVDIRIYRHLGEGERQFVFRINPGIGVPFGNSDQLIFEKNFYAGGANDIRAWLPRTLGPGQFNRAIYPDKITRDRLKYLDQFGEIKIIGNLEYRGKLVDNFYGSKLKGALFVDFGNIWRLKEEPGVPNSQFKFSNLYQSTAVGIGGGLRFDLTFFVFRLDAAFKFKDPQFTGSDQYVLIKHFDELFKSGSFKQTYNDTNSEPYRFMQLNFGIGLPF, encoded by the coding sequence TTGAAACCATTTTACCCGGAGACTAAGCTTTACAGCCTTGCAATATTAAGTATTCTTTTAGCATTTGTAGCAGGTGGTTGCAGCTTAACCCGTGGTGTGCCTGATAACCAGTACCTGGTGCGTAAAATAACCATTGACAGTGTTGACAAAGAGTTTTCTGAAGCGTCATACCTGTATGTTGACCGGCTGCAGCAGCCTAACAGCTGGTTTAATCTGCAGTTATATTACCTCTTCAATAAAAAAGGCAAAAAGGAGTTAGGTGAGCCGCCTGCCATTTTAGACAGCAACCTGGTTGAGTATTCGCGCATACAGATTGAACGTTTTTTGCGTAACAAAGGCTATGTAAAAGCCACTGTAAAGAGCGATATTAAAACTAAAGACAAAAAAGCTTTCCTGACGTTCACCGCCAAAGAAGGGTCTATGTTCAGGATACGGAATATTCAAGATAGCATCGGCGATCCTAATGTGCAGGTATTGTACCGCATTAACCGCAGGCGTTTCTCGCATGTGCAGCCTGGTAGCCGTTATGATGTGGACAGCTTGGCATATGACCGTGACGAGTTTTACCAGGTAATGAAGCGTAACGGCTATTATGATTTTTACCGGCAATACATCAATTATAATTATGATACTACGTTTAATAACAGCGTGGTAGATATTAAAATGATTATTGATAACCCGCCCGGTAAAAAAGAGCATCCCATTTATAAGATTAATAACACCTTAATTACCATATCTAATCCATACGGTCGCACCGAAGGTAAGGCGGATACCCTGAAGGTAGATTCGCAATTTACGTTTGTTGATTACTCGCGCCGGTTTAAGCCCAATGCCGTTACACGTTACATCTTTCAGCAAAAAGGAGATATTTATAACATTGATCAGCAAACGCTGACCACCTCGCGCTTATCCGAGCTAAATGTGTTCCGTAATGTGCCTAACCCGATTTATAAGAAGCTGCCTGATAGTGTTAACCGGAGGTTAGACAGCCGGATTGACATCATACCGCTCAAGCGTATGTCAGACCGTATCGAGGCAGAATACCTGCACTCAGGGCCTGCATTTTTTGATTTCTTTTCCAGCTCTGGTTATGGGTTTAACATTGGTAATACGTTTTCGCACCGCAATTTATTTAAGCAGGCCGAGATATTACAATTGAAGCTGAACTACAGTATCCTGTATGGAGGCAGTCAGTCTGAGATCAGTGGTATACAAAATCAGGATTTTAAGGTGGGGGTAAATTTGGTATACCCGCGTATTATTTCGCCGTTTGACCTGCCTTTGTTAGGTAAGTATGGGGTGCCGCATACTACGTTTTCTTCCAACTTCCAGTTGTTTTATCAAAATGGACTTGTAAAAAGGCGCAGCTTTATTAATGCCATTACTTATGATTGGATTGAAACTACCCGCAAACAACACTCTTTTACGCCCATCAGTATCGAGTTTACTAACGGAACTATTGATCCGATTGCCCGTCAGCAACTACTTGCTCAAAATCGTTATTCCTATATATATTTGATTGGGCGTACGGTATTTACAGCCAGTACGCAGTATACATTTCAGCTTAATGCTAACAAGCTAAACTCATTGGGTAATTTTGTGTATTTCAGAGGGTCGGCAGATATTGGCGGCAATACGTTAAGCTTACTCACTAAGGCGTTTAATACCAAGCGCGATAGCTTAGGCCAACGCACTTTGTTCGGCTATGCATTTGCACAATATGCCAAAGGTGATGTTGATATACGTATTTACCGTCATTTGGGCGAAGGTGAGCGCCAGTTTGTATTTCGTATCAATCCGGGCATTGGCGTGCCGTTTGGCAACAGCGATCAGTTAATATTCGAAAAAAACTTTTATGCCGGCGGTGCTAACGATATACGTGCCTGGTTGCCGCGTACACTTGGACCAGGGCAATTTAACCGGGCCATATATCCGGATAAAATAACCCGCGACCGTTTAAAATATCTCGACCAATTTGGTGAGATAAAGATTATTGGCAACCTGGAGTATCGCGGAAAGCTGGTAGACAACTTTTACGGCTCTAAGCTAAAAGGTGCCTTGTTTGTAGATTTTGGTAACATTTGGCGTTTAAAAGAAGAACCCGGTGTGCCCAACAGTCAGTTTAAGTTCAGCAACCTTTATCAGTCTACGGCTGTAGGTATTGGCGGTGGTTTACGTTTCGATTTGACTTTCTTCGTGTTCAGGCTGGATGCGGCCTTTAAATTTAAAGATCCGCAGTTTACCGGATCAGACCAGTACGTGTTAATTAAGCACTTTGATGAGCTGTTTAAAAGCGGTTCGTTTAAACAAACTTATAACGATACCAACAGCGAACCATACCGCTTTATGCAGTTAAACTTTGGTATAGGTTTGCCGTTTTAA
- a CDS encoding MarR family transcriptional regulator → MRIEDEIQSDKFEDNYHKAVINISYTYSWMSNLHRSHFEKYNLTSQQFNVLRILRGQSPKPATINMIKERMIDKMSDASRIVDRLVQKELVSRCTNNTDRRAVDIHITEKGMEVLAKMDVEFKTADLFRHNLTEEEANSLSLLLDKFRG, encoded by the coding sequence ATGAGAATAGAAGACGAAATTCAGAGTGATAAATTTGAAGATAACTATCATAAAGCGGTTATCAATATATCATACACTTACAGTTGGATGAGCAACCTGCATCGTTCTCATTTCGAAAAATACAATCTCACCAGCCAGCAGTTTAACGTGTTGCGTATTTTGCGGGGTCAGAGCCCTAAACCAGCCACCATCAATATGATTAAAGAGCGCATGATTGACAAGATGTCGGACGCCTCGCGTATTGTTGACCGCCTGGTACAAAAAGAACTGGTATCGCGCTGCACTAACAATACAGACCGACGTGCGGTAGATATCCACATCACCGAAAAAGGCATGGAAGTATTAGCTAAAATGGACGTCGAGTTTAAAACCGCCGATTTATTTAGGCATAACCTCACCGAAGAAGAAGCCAACTCGCTAAGCTTACTGCTCGATAAATTTCGCGGATAG
- a CDS encoding DUF5522 domain-containing protein produces the protein MLTEGVDYYINADGNYVFTEAYHLKRGHCCKNKCLHCPWHYGRDKKAKRIKK, from the coding sequence ATGCTGACTGAAGGGGTTGATTATTACATTAATGCAGACGGTAATTATGTATTTACCGAGGCTTACCACCTAAAGCGCGGCCACTGCTGCAAAAACAAATGCCTGCACTGCCCCTGGCATTATGGCCGGGATAAAAAAGCAAAACGTATTAAAAAATAG
- a CDS encoding MBL fold metallo-hydrolase, producing the protein MILDDFVAYNANGLYCKYGNFYLDPQQPVEHAVITHAHGDHAVAGNHHVYCTTPTADFMKLRYSKNAGRNFRLFNWHQEFNIGGVSLFFISAGHMLGSAQVVMQYQGTTYIYTGDYKLQPDPTCQPIEWVTADVLITESTFADPDIIHPDPVQEIEKLAHIKSNILLGAYGLGKAQRLTHMINHYVPEKKVLVHFRIAPLSTVYEKHGYALGPYQMYNRKLMKDQQQYVYLVPPFTFNSYLRAEGVKRLFASGWKNLQANQQDTLFISDHADWNDVLQAVKQVNPQQIWTLHGDGRHLKDYFGDRIFTKSLN; encoded by the coding sequence ATGATACTCGACGATTTTGTAGCTTATAATGCTAATGGGCTTTACTGTAAATACGGCAATTTTTATTTGGATCCGCAGCAACCGGTTGAGCATGCCGTTATTACCCATGCCCACGGCGACCATGCCGTAGCCGGCAACCACCATGTTTATTGCACTACCCCCACTGCCGATTTTATGAAACTGCGTTATAGTAAAAATGCAGGTCGCAACTTTCGGCTATTTAACTGGCACCAGGAATTTAATATTGGTGGCGTAAGCCTGTTTTTTATATCTGCCGGGCATATGCTTGGCTCAGCCCAGGTAGTAATGCAGTACCAGGGTACTACTTACATTTACACCGGCGATTATAAATTACAGCCCGACCCCACCTGCCAGCCTATAGAGTGGGTTACAGCAGATGTGTTGATTACTGAAAGTACCTTCGCCGACCCGGACATCATTCATCCAGACCCGGTGCAAGAGATTGAAAAGCTTGCCCACATTAAAAGCAATATTTTGTTAGGAGCTTACGGTTTAGGCAAAGCACAACGCCTTACCCATATGATCAATCATTACGTACCCGAAAAAAAGGTGCTTGTACACTTTCGTATTGCACCATTAAGTACCGTTTATGAAAAACATGGCTATGCTTTAGGACCATACCAAATGTATAACCGTAAGCTGATGAAAGATCAGCAGCAATATGTGTACCTGGTGCCTCCTTTTACTTTTAATAGTTATTTGCGCGCCGAAGGCGTAAAACGCTTGTTTGCCTCCGGGTGGAAAAATCTGCAGGCCAACCAACAGGATACTTTGTTTATTTCAGACCATGCCGACTGGAACGACGTGTTGCAGGCCGTAAAGCAGGTAAATCCGCAGCAAATATGGACCTTGCATGGCGATGGCCGACACCTAAAAGATTATTTTGGCGACCGCATATTTACTAAATCGCTTAATTAA
- the coaE gene encoding dephospho-CoA kinase (Dephospho-CoA kinase (CoaE) performs the final step in coenzyme A biosynthesis.), translated as MLKIGITGNIGSGKTTASRLFEILGIPVFYSDAEAKKVMVNDHQLINSIKEHFGTDAYFADGSLNRKLIAGVVFNNEAELHKLNALVHPAVFRAFDQWVLQYPDAPYVLKEAAVLFESGSYKDCDYTIVVTAPTDMRIARVVQRDGITNAEAQSREAKQMPQDQKQQLASYTINNDNTQLVIPQALAIHRELSAHAGHILT; from the coding sequence ATGCTAAAAATTGGAATTACCGGCAACATTGGCAGCGGCAAAACTACGGCAAGCCGCTTATTTGAAATATTGGGTATTCCTGTTTTTTATTCGGATGCAGAAGCTAAAAAAGTAATGGTTAACGACCATCAGTTAATTAACTCCATCAAAGAGCACTTTGGTACCGACGCTTATTTTGCTGATGGTTCACTTAACCGAAAACTGATTGCTGGTGTAGTGTTTAATAATGAAGCCGAACTTCACAAACTAAATGCATTAGTGCACCCTGCCGTATTCCGGGCATTTGACCAATGGGTTTTGCAATACCCTGATGCCCCGTATGTTTTAAAAGAAGCTGCGGTGTTGTTTGAAAGCGGATCTTACAAAGACTGCGATTATACTATTGTAGTAACCGCCCCTACCGATATGCGTATTGCCCGGGTAGTGCAGCGCGATGGTATTACTAACGCCGAAGCACAAAGCCGAGAAGCTAAGCAAATGCCGCAAGATCAAAAGCAACAACTGGCCAGCTATACCATTAATAACGACAATACCCAACTGGTTATCCCCCAAGCTTTAGCCATACACCGGGAGCTTAGCGCTCATGCCGGCCATATTTTAACATGA
- a CDS encoding CdaR family protein → MGIIKLSVAERRRVSAFFTCILIAIGAWILATLSGSYNFTVRQTLTFKNTPQKRAFHALQPDTVDAIMQGDGWHMLFARFNNNYEPVTIDLHTLEHSNFIALNTQIAEINRHRDKSHRIISFNPDTLYFDFTNRVLKRVKVEPLLDVAYLPQFAPSGKINIKPAYVTITGPGNVINKITSWKTDTLKVTGANNDIRGKLKLQPVKEGNINIYPKSVQVHLPVEEFTEKTLRIPVNLVGNLHYYNVKVFPQYIKVTFTIPLSRYAEVDQDFFEANANFALWEQGYTVLPVNITRMPAYCRIVNVVPRNIDFLIKK, encoded by the coding sequence ATGGGTATAATTAAATTGTCGGTAGCAGAACGCAGGCGGGTGTCTGCATTTTTTACCTGCATATTAATTGCAATTGGTGCCTGGATACTGGCTACACTATCCGGCTCTTATAACTTTACCGTAAGGCAAACCCTTACCTTTAAAAATACCCCTCAAAAGCGCGCATTTCATGCCCTGCAACCCGATACAGTTGATGCAATTATGCAAGGCGACGGCTGGCATATGCTTTTTGCCCGGTTTAATAACAATTATGAACCGGTAACCATTGATTTGCATACGCTTGAGCACAGTAACTTTATTGCTTTAAATACACAGATTGCAGAAATAAACCGGCACCGAGACAAATCGCACCGGATTATTTCTTTTAATCCGGATACCCTTTATTTTGACTTTACTAACCGTGTTTTAAAACGGGTAAAAGTAGAGCCCCTACTTGATGTAGCATATCTGCCGCAGTTTGCGCCTTCGGGTAAAATAAATATTAAACCAGCTTACGTAACTATTACCGGCCCTGGAAACGTGATAAATAAAATTACGTCATGGAAAACAGATACATTAAAGGTGACTGGCGCTAACAACGATATACGCGGCAAATTAAAACTGCAACCTGTAAAAGAAGGCAACATCAATATTTATCCTAAAAGCGTACAGGTACATTTACCGGTTGAAGAGTTTACCGAAAAAACACTCCGTATACCGGTTAACCTGGTAGGTAACCTGCACTATTATAACGTGAAGGTTTTCCCGCAATATATTAAAGTTACATTTACTATTCCGCTGAGCCGCTATGCCGAGGTTGACCAGGACTTTTTTGAAGCTAATGCAAACTTTGCTTTGTGGGAACAAGGCTATACGGTATTGCCCGTAAACATTACCCGCATGCCCGCCTACTGCCGGATTGTAAATGTTGTACCGCGAAATATTGATTTTCTGATAAAAAAATAA
- the yajC gene encoding preprotein translocase subunit YajC yields MTAAILLQFGGGAATGQIITMVLIIVVFYFFMIRPQVKKQKDQKKYVEELKKGDRVVTTAGIHGRIIDINDNTILLEVENGKIRFDKAAVSLDSSKALNTPAKA; encoded by the coding sequence ATGACAGCAGCAATTTTATTACAATTTGGAGGTGGTGCAGCCACTGGCCAGATCATTACCATGGTTTTGATCATTGTGGTTTTCTACTTTTTTATGATCCGCCCTCAGGTTAAAAAACAGAAAGACCAGAAAAAATACGTTGAAGAATTAAAAAAAGGCGACCGCGTAGTTACTACCGCGGGCATACACGGACGCATTATTGATATCAACGATAACACCATCTTACTAGAAGTTGAAAACGGCAAAATCAGGTTTGATAAAGCAGCTGTTTCGCTTGATTCTTCAAAAGCTTTAAACACACCGGCCAAAGCTTAG